A part of Corynebacterium mustelae genomic DNA contains:
- a CDS encoding winged helix-turn-helix domain-containing protein has translation MTTTILLVEDEESLADPLAFLLRKEGFSVIHAADGPQALVEFAAHPIDIVLLDLMLPGMSGTNVCKKLRETSQVPVIMVTARDTELDKVVGLELGADDYVTKPYSSRELIARIRAVLRRGGDGPIVDEGEGWLLTGGRVEMDVDRHIVTVDAQPVAMPLKEFDLLEYLMRNAGRVLTRGQLLDRVWGADYDGDTKTLDVHIKRLRSKIEREPSAPTHLVTVRGLGYKFEA, from the coding sequence ATGACAACAACCATCTTGTTGGTCGAAGACGAGGAGTCCTTGGCTGACCCGCTGGCGTTTTTGCTGCGTAAAGAGGGGTTTTCGGTCATCCATGCGGCGGATGGGCCGCAGGCATTGGTGGAGTTTGCGGCGCACCCAATCGACATTGTGCTCCTGGATTTGATGCTGCCGGGAATGTCTGGCACCAACGTGTGCAAAAAATTGCGGGAAACCTCACAGGTTCCGGTGATTATGGTCACGGCGCGTGACACGGAATTAGATAAGGTTGTCGGCTTGGAATTAGGCGCGGACGATTATGTAACCAAGCCATATTCGTCGCGAGAACTTATCGCCCGGATTCGTGCGGTGCTGCGTCGCGGCGGCGACGGGCCGATCGTCGACGAAGGTGAAGGCTGGTTGCTGACCGGCGGCCGGGTGGAGATGGATGTGGATCGACACATCGTTACAGTTGACGCGCAACCCGTGGCAATGCCGCTGAAAGAGTTCGACCTATTGGAGTACCTGATGCGTAACGCAGGTCGGGTGCTTACCCGAGGGCAATTATTAGATCGGGTGTGGGGCGCAGATTACGACGGCGATACCAAAACGCTGGATGTGCACATCAAGCGGCTGCGGTCCAAGATCGAGCGGGAGCCGTCCGCGCCCACGCACCTGGTAACGGTGCGGGGATTGGGCTATAAGTTTGAGGCTTAA
- a CDS encoding Ppx/GppA phosphatase family protein, with translation MRLGVLDVGSNTVHLVAVDARPGGPPTPMSDWKTTLKLVEYLDKDGAIDDKGIKKLTDFVAEAAELADRLGCVELKPFATSAVRSAVNAESVLDHVEKETGVRLEILSGKDEARLTFLAVRRWYGWSAGRITNLDIGGGSLEMTTGVNEEPDCAFSLDLGAARLTHNWFDTDPPERKTVNLLRDFIDAELVEPAQSMRAHGNARIAVGTSKTFRTLARLTGAAPSSAGLHVTRELTAPGLRQLIAFITRMTAADRAELEGVSASRSHQIVAGALVAEAAMRALNIEKLEICPWALREGVIFRRIEQGLDPEREIGKA, from the coding sequence GTGAGATTAGGTGTTTTAGACGTGGGTAGTAACACGGTCCACCTGGTAGCCGTTGATGCGCGACCAGGTGGACCGCCAACACCCATGAGCGATTGGAAAACTACCCTCAAACTAGTTGAGTACTTAGACAAAGACGGCGCCATCGACGACAAAGGAATCAAAAAACTCACCGATTTCGTCGCCGAGGCCGCAGAATTGGCAGATCGTTTAGGCTGCGTTGAGCTTAAGCCATTTGCCACGTCAGCGGTGCGTTCCGCCGTCAATGCTGAGTCGGTTTTAGACCACGTCGAAAAAGAAACCGGAGTGCGGCTAGAAATACTCTCAGGCAAAGACGAGGCACGACTGACATTTCTTGCAGTTCGACGCTGGTATGGCTGGTCGGCTGGTCGGATCACCAATTTAGACATTGGTGGTGGATCTCTTGAAATGACTACGGGTGTCAATGAAGAACCTGACTGTGCCTTTTCCCTAGACTTAGGGGCAGCACGACTAACGCACAACTGGTTTGACACTGACCCACCAGAACGTAAAACCGTCAATCTATTGCGCGACTTTATCGACGCAGAGTTGGTAGAGCCCGCTCAAAGCATGCGAGCACATGGCAATGCTCGCATCGCGGTAGGAACATCTAAGACGTTCCGAACGTTGGCCAGATTGACGGGTGCTGCACCGTCGTCCGCTGGGTTGCATGTAACTCGGGAGTTGACCGCCCCCGGATTACGGCAGCTCATCGCGTTCATAACGCGTATGACAGCGGCCGATCGGGCAGAACTAGAAGGCGTGTCTGCGAGCAGATCCCACCAGATCGTTGCAGGAGCGCTTGTTGCGGAAGCGGCAATGCGTGCGCTGAATATTGAAAAACTTGAGATTTGTCCGTGGGCATTACGCGAAGGCGTAATTTTCCGGCGAATCGAACAGGGCCTAGACCCTGAACGAGAAATTGGGAAGGCATAG
- the proC gene encoding pyrroline-5-carboxylate reductase, producing the protein MSSIAVIGGGKIGEALIAGLIAGGTNPKNIHVTNRSANRSQYLREKYEVVTFDENGPAVDGVDVVFVCVKPQAVLKVVDEIAEVIDNNDATTVVSMAAGITTAAIEEVLAAGSSVIRVMPNTPMLVGKGMSAVAPGRFAKDEHVDKIVELLDMVGSVCVVSESDMDAVTALAGSSPAYLFLFTEAMIDAGVNLGFTSEASRLLAVNAFYGAAAMLKETGKHPQALRADVSSPGGSTIAAIRVLEEAGIRAAVYNATEACARRSKELGS; encoded by the coding sequence ATGAGTTCTATTGCAGTAATCGGTGGCGGAAAAATCGGCGAGGCGTTGATCGCTGGGCTGATCGCGGGCGGAACCAACCCGAAAAATATTCACGTGACCAATCGATCTGCGAATCGATCACAGTATCTGCGGGAAAAATACGAAGTGGTCACGTTTGATGAGAACGGTCCAGCCGTCGACGGGGTGGACGTAGTATTCGTCTGTGTTAAGCCACAAGCCGTGTTGAAAGTTGTGGACGAGATCGCCGAAGTTATAGACAACAACGACGCAACAACAGTTGTGTCCATGGCGGCGGGAATTACCACCGCTGCTATCGAAGAAGTGCTGGCCGCAGGCTCATCCGTCATTCGGGTTATGCCCAACACCCCCATGTTGGTTGGTAAAGGAATGAGCGCCGTCGCGCCAGGCAGGTTTGCCAAAGACGAACATGTGGATAAGATCGTCGAATTGCTCGACATGGTTGGTTCGGTATGTGTTGTTTCCGAATCGGATATGGATGCCGTCACTGCATTAGCGGGCTCCTCCCCGGCCTATCTATTTCTATTTACAGAAGCAATGATCGACGCAGGAGTGAACCTAGGGTTTACAAGTGAAGCATCCCGCCTCTTGGCCGTTAATGCCTTCTATGGCGCTGCTGCGATGCTTAAAGAGACTGGCAAACACCCGCAGGCACTACGTGCCGATGTATCCTCCCCAGGCGGTTCCACAATCGCCGCAATTCGGGTTTTGGAAGAAGCTGGTATCCGGGCGGCTGTTTACAACGCCACGGAGGCTTGCGCACGCCGTTCCAAGGAATTGGGTTCATAG
- a CDS encoding helix-turn-helix domain-containing protein, with the protein MAREDNGTFLTVAEVAEIMRVSKMTVYRLVHSGELPAVRVGRSFRVHEKAVNEYLDSSYYEVGEVG; encoded by the coding sequence ATGGCTAGAGAAGATAACGGAACCTTCTTAACCGTTGCGGAGGTCGCAGAAATCATGCGCGTCTCCAAAATGACCGTGTATCGGTTAGTTCACTCCGGTGAATTGCCGGCGGTACGTGTGGGACGTAGTTTCCGCGTGCATGAGAAGGCGGTTAACGAATACCTCGACTCCTCTTACTACGAAGTGGGCGAAGTCGGTTAG
- a CDS encoding 30S ribosomal protein bS22: MGSVIKKRRKRMSKKKHRKLLRRTRVQRRKLGK; encoded by the coding sequence ATGGGTTCTGTCATTAAGAAGCGCCGTAAGCGCATGTCCAAGAAAAAGCACCGCAAACTGCTGCGCCGCACCCGAGTTCAGCGTCGTAAACTCGGCAAATAA
- a CDS encoding NYN domain-containing protein, translating into MVTRVGVYFDGFNVYYGGRNLFKDSPLQWKWYSPRGLAEYVVDFVRKAPFYSSAQRIGEVWDSIELERIVFCSARISEDRDRQAMLDQLQFFNAIQHGGYVDDLVLGHYVSRVKYAPLARFGANKRPEIYHPEWPIMVQDTTGKYQNDAVYLVSYFHNEEKGSDVNVATHLMHDAYESRIDAAIIFSNDSDLSLPISFVRSKIPVGIVNPQGGTPHRSLIEKASTENGDWHCYLNQNAFVQSQMPPSVGKSKIPNAWKGI; encoded by the coding sequence ATGGTCACACGAGTAGGAGTTTACTTCGATGGGTTCAATGTCTACTACGGAGGGAGAAACTTATTTAAAGATAGTCCACTCCAGTGGAAGTGGTACTCGCCTCGTGGTTTAGCAGAATACGTAGTCGATTTTGTTCGAAAGGCTCCGTTTTATTCCAGTGCCCAACGGATTGGGGAAGTTTGGGATTCCATAGAGTTGGAAAGGATAGTCTTTTGTTCTGCTCGCATTTCTGAAGATCGTGATCGTCAAGCAATGCTTGACCAGCTCCAGTTTTTCAATGCTATTCAACATGGTGGCTACGTTGACGATTTAGTGTTAGGGCACTATGTTAGCCGGGTTAAATACGCCCCTTTGGCGCGCTTCGGTGCAAACAAGCGGCCAGAGATATATCACCCTGAGTGGCCGATAATGGTTCAGGATACGACAGGTAAATACCAAAATGATGCCGTCTATCTCGTTTCGTATTTTCATAATGAGGAAAAAGGTAGTGATGTGAATGTTGCCACGCATCTCATGCATGATGCATACGAAAGTAGGATAGACGCTGCTATCATATTTTCTAACGATTCCGATTTATCTCTCCCAATTTCATTTGTTCGCTCGAAAATTCCAGTCGGGATCGTGAATCCCCAAGGGGGAACTCCACATAGGTCTTTAATCGAGAAAGCTTCGACGGAAAACGGAGACTGGCATTGTTATTTAAACCAAAATGCGTTTGTTCAATCTCAAATGCCTCCCAGTGTGGGGAAGAGTAAAATACCTAATGCTTGGAAAGGGATTTGA
- a CDS encoding HAD-IB family hydrolase has translation MSEREPTWHERPEDFLASWSSTRGNLRRFFEERALPPIDDSTQQKAGEAAAAMAASELFGLDLKDFTSGLDSVSGSYEAADSTHLHIPTSDIPGSGAAAFFDVDNTLIQGSSLIVFALGLARRRYISLGDIIPVAWKQLKFRVTGAENAEDVAEGREQALEFIKGRSVAELVDLCEEIVDTHMRDKLWPGTKQLADKHIAAGDQVWLVSATPVQLGQILAKRLGFTGALGTVAEVKDGLFTGRLVGDILHGPGKRHAVAALATMEKLDLSRCTAYSDSINDTPMLSMVGTAVAINPDRQLSKEAKRRGWEIHDYRSLRKAIRTFGVPALATAVFSWKAFRRSPNESA, from the coding sequence GTGTCTGAACGTGAACCCACCTGGCATGAACGGCCAGAGGACTTCCTGGCGAGCTGGAGCAGCACCCGAGGAAACCTACGACGATTCTTCGAAGAGCGCGCCCTACCGCCCATCGACGACAGCACCCAGCAGAAAGCCGGTGAAGCTGCCGCCGCCATGGCCGCCAGTGAGCTTTTCGGCCTCGATCTCAAAGATTTCACCTCTGGGCTTGATTCCGTCTCCGGTTCCTATGAGGCCGCCGATTCGACCCATCTCCACATTCCCACATCGGATATTCCCGGATCTGGTGCCGCCGCTTTTTTCGATGTGGATAACACATTAATTCAGGGATCCTCGCTTATCGTTTTCGCACTGGGATTAGCTAGGCGTCGCTACATTTCACTCGGCGACATCATCCCAGTCGCCTGGAAGCAACTAAAATTCCGGGTCACCGGCGCGGAAAACGCCGAAGATGTCGCCGAGGGCCGGGAACAAGCCCTGGAATTCATCAAAGGCCGCAGCGTTGCCGAACTCGTCGACCTGTGTGAAGAGATCGTCGATACCCACATGCGCGATAAACTCTGGCCCGGCACCAAGCAACTGGCCGACAAACACATCGCGGCGGGCGACCAAGTTTGGCTCGTGTCCGCCACCCCAGTCCAACTCGGCCAGATCCTGGCGAAACGGCTCGGCTTCACCGGTGCCCTTGGAACCGTCGCTGAGGTCAAAGACGGGCTATTTACCGGCCGCTTGGTGGGCGACATCCTGCACGGCCCCGGTAAACGCCACGCGGTCGCCGCCTTAGCGACGATGGAAAAACTCGACCTTTCCCGCTGCACCGCCTACTCAGATTCCATCAATGACACCCCAATGCTGTCCATGGTCGGCACCGCTGTTGCCATTAACCCGGATCGGCAGCTGAGCAAAGAGGCCAAACGCCGGGGCTGGGAAATCCACGACTACCGCAGCCTGCGCAAAGCAATCCGCACGTTCGGAGTTCCAGCACTGGCCACTGCTGTGTTTAGCTGGAAAGCTTTTCGACGCTCCCCCAACGAGTCAGCGTAA
- a CDS encoding glutaredoxin family protein, whose translation MVRKTCGSCDRVREQIKDVIAQAGVEFRVCDVEDDPQLQVEFGDRVPVVVIDGEEFACWEVDNAELANALL comes from the coding sequence ATGGTGCGAAAAACCTGTGGTTCTTGTGATCGGGTGCGGGAGCAGATTAAAGACGTGATCGCCCAAGCGGGGGTGGAATTTCGGGTATGTGATGTAGAAGACGACCCGCAATTGCAGGTGGAATTTGGCGACCGAGTGCCCGTGGTAGTGATTGATGGGGAAGAATTCGCATGTTGGGAGGTTGATAACGCCGAGTTAGCCAATGCTTTGTTGTGA
- a CDS encoding glutamyl-tRNA reductase, which produces MSVLVVGMSHRSAPVALLEKLSMDGDAKTHTAAELIDRPSLSEAMIVSTCNRFEVYCTTSSFHTGVSDVVDVLHRKSGVSVETLRGCLYVRYADAAAEHLMVVSAGMDSMVVGEQQIIGQVRTAYQQATDAGTVGPKLHSLVQAALHTGKRVHTETDIDTAGASMVSFAFEEAIAQLGPVDIHQPFAGRTALVLGAGAMASLAATQLGRLGIDELVVANRTRERAERLAAHAREAGVAARVVDFADRRLALAEVDIAVSATGAQNFTITRTDIPSGHPLMLIDLSMPRDIDDAVTEGTMATLVNIERLHAIQREDQGGDGAALRIVAEELADYSSAQRVKDVAPAVTALRRHAAELIDTELLRLQGRTPDMADAEFAEVANTVRRVVDKLLHQPTVRVKKLAAESGVVSYESALQELFGLTGESQSVRVELSELPDAATLTTETATAANTSIETLRPQHQTQGV; this is translated from the coding sequence GTGAGTGTTTTGGTAGTGGGTATGTCCCACCGCTCAGCACCAGTGGCACTGCTGGAGAAGCTGAGCATGGATGGGGATGCAAAGACCCACACAGCGGCCGAGTTGATCGATCGGCCATCGCTTTCTGAGGCGATGATTGTGTCTACCTGCAATCGTTTTGAGGTGTATTGCACCACCTCAAGTTTCCACACCGGGGTCTCGGATGTGGTGGATGTTTTGCATCGCAAGAGTGGGGTTTCGGTAGAAACTTTACGTGGCTGCTTGTATGTGCGCTACGCGGATGCCGCAGCGGAACACTTGATGGTGGTGTCCGCAGGCATGGATTCGATGGTGGTGGGGGAGCAACAAATTATTGGGCAGGTACGTACTGCTTATCAACAGGCAACAGACGCGGGTACGGTAGGTCCGAAACTGCACAGCCTAGTGCAAGCGGCGTTGCACACCGGCAAGCGGGTACACACAGAAACCGATATTGATACCGCAGGGGCATCAATGGTGTCGTTCGCTTTCGAAGAGGCGATTGCTCAGTTAGGCCCCGTCGATATACACCAACCATTTGCAGGCCGTACCGCACTTGTTTTAGGCGCCGGCGCGATGGCATCGCTTGCAGCGACGCAATTAGGCCGTCTAGGCATTGACGAGTTGGTGGTCGCCAACCGTACCCGTGAGCGCGCGGAGCGCTTGGCGGCGCATGCCCGTGAGGCTGGGGTTGCGGCTCGGGTGGTGGATTTTGCTGACCGGCGGTTAGCGCTGGCTGAAGTTGATATTGCGGTTTCTGCAACCGGGGCCCAGAATTTCACTATCACCCGTACTGATATTCCTTCAGGGCACCCACTGATGTTGATTGACCTGTCGATGCCGCGCGATATCGATGATGCTGTAACGGAGGGGACTATGGCCACTTTGGTAAATATTGAACGACTCCACGCTATTCAGCGCGAAGATCAAGGCGGTGATGGGGCAGCGTTGCGGATCGTTGCCGAAGAGCTGGCTGACTACAGCTCCGCCCAACGGGTTAAAGATGTTGCTCCTGCGGTAACTGCGTTACGACGTCACGCCGCTGAATTGATTGACACAGAGCTTTTACGACTGCAAGGCCGCACCCCCGACATGGCCGATGCGGAGTTCGCAGAGGTGGCAAACACCGTGCGTAGGGTGGTGGATAAGCTGCTGCATCAGCCAACCGTGCGGGTGAAAAAACTGGCGGCCGAATCTGGTGTTGTTAGCTATGAATCTGCGCTACAAGAGTTGTTCGGTTTAACTGGTGAAAGCCAGTCGGTTCGCGTGGAACTTAGCGAGCTGCCAGACGCAGCGACCCTGACCACAGAAACCGCGACGGCTGCCAATACCAGCATTGAGACCCTGCGGCCGCAGCACCAAACCCAAGGAGTATAG
- the hemC gene encoding hydroxymethylbilane synthase — translation MSELVIGTRGSLLATTQSGHVRDALAAHGYAAQLHTVTTVGDVNMAPVDRIGVGVFTQALRDALFSGECDIAVHSFKDLPTAADPRFTLIVPPRADMRDCLIARDGLTLAQLPPGAVIGTGAPRRIAQLKALRPDIVTRPLRGNIDTRMAKVLSGELDAVVLAYAGLTRVGRESAATEVFDPAVFYPAPAQGALAVECRADDLAAYAAISSIADGQAFACATAERVVLNRLEAGCSAPVAAFSTIQDGQLEVTGAVVSLDGQVVLTATHTGLPAQSTAVGEAVAQELMEQGAAAVLG, via the coding sequence ATGTCTGAACTTGTCATTGGCACCCGCGGTAGTTTACTGGCCACTACTCAGTCTGGGCATGTGCGAGACGCCCTTGCCGCACATGGTTATGCCGCACAGCTACATACCGTTACCACGGTGGGTGATGTGAATATGGCTCCGGTGGATCGCATTGGGGTGGGAGTGTTTACCCAAGCACTGCGGGACGCACTTTTTAGCGGCGAATGTGACATAGCAGTGCACTCGTTCAAAGATCTTCCGACCGCAGCAGACCCACGCTTTACACTCATTGTGCCGCCACGTGCGGATATGCGTGATTGCCTTATAGCCCGTGACGGATTGACCTTGGCACAGTTGCCACCCGGCGCGGTTATTGGAACGGGTGCGCCGCGCCGTATAGCGCAGCTTAAGGCGTTGCGGCCCGATATCGTTACTCGCCCGCTTCGAGGGAATATTGATACCCGCATGGCAAAAGTTTTATCTGGTGAGTTGGATGCGGTGGTGTTAGCCTATGCGGGGCTTACGCGGGTAGGGCGGGAAAGTGCTGCCACGGAAGTTTTTGATCCAGCTGTGTTTTATCCCGCACCGGCGCAGGGGGCGCTGGCGGTGGAATGCCGGGCTGATGATTTGGCAGCCTATGCTGCTATATCCTCGATTGCTGACGGGCAAGCGTTTGCCTGTGCGACGGCAGAACGGGTGGTTCTTAATCGTCTGGAAGCTGGGTGCAGTGCCCCTGTCGCTGCCTTTTCGACGATTCAGGACGGCCAGTTGGAAGTCACTGGCGCGGTGGTTTCGTTGGATGGACAGGTGGTGTTGACTGCCACGCACACTGGGCTGCCTGCACAATCAACCGCTGTTGGTGAGGCGGTGGCGCAAGAATTAATGGAGCAAGGTGCAGCAGCCGTTTTGGGTTGA
- a CDS encoding uroporphyrinogen-III synthase, whose protein sequence is MDKPLSGWRVLVPRARHQAQQMVELLESCGATAVTVPTIEIARPIDETPIRQAVLELIAGEFTWLILTSGNAVTALKKYVVEAAWCQHVHPGEVIAAINRGTHVAVVGRKTAQAARDLGFEPILSPPITEQNAAGLVSVFPPADVQSGGVDTRVLLPRADIATNVVASGVTARGWRVTDVIAYRTVAAAPPSPGVIAAVQDGDIDAICVTSGSTIRNLVAATGKPHPGTMIACIGPMAAAACRECGIRVDVVPKVAEIPALIDALAAAARTR, encoded by the coding sequence ATGGATAAACCGCTTTCGGGTTGGCGGGTGCTGGTGCCTCGGGCGCGGCACCAAGCGCAGCAGATGGTCGAGTTGCTGGAATCTTGTGGGGCGACAGCGGTAACTGTGCCAACCATTGAGATTGCGCGACCGATTGATGAAACGCCGATTCGGCAGGCGGTCTTGGAGTTGATCGCTGGGGAATTTACGTGGCTGATTTTAACAAGCGGAAACGCTGTGACCGCACTGAAAAAATATGTGGTGGAGGCGGCCTGGTGCCAGCACGTGCATCCGGGTGAGGTCATCGCTGCGATCAACCGCGGTACTCACGTGGCGGTGGTGGGTCGAAAAACCGCCCAGGCGGCACGTGACCTCGGATTTGAACCGATCTTAAGCCCACCGATTACTGAACAAAATGCGGCGGGTCTGGTTTCAGTTTTCCCCCCAGCGGATGTGCAATCTGGCGGGGTGGATACTCGGGTATTGCTGCCGCGAGCAGATATCGCCACTAATGTGGTGGCCTCTGGGGTTACAGCACGCGGATGGCGGGTAACAGATGTTATTGCGTACCGTACCGTTGCTGCTGCACCACCATCACCGGGTGTCATCGCAGCGGTACAAGACGGCGACATTGATGCGATATGTGTCACTAGTGGTTCCACTATCCGAAACTTGGTGGCGGCTACCGGAAAACCTCATCCTGGCACCATGATCGCTTGTATTGGCCCAATGGCAGCGGCGGCGTGCAGGGAATGCGGGATACGGGTGGATGTAGTGCCAAAAGTCGCCGAAATACCGGCGCTTATCGACGCCCTGGCTGCGGCGGCGCGTACCCGGTAG
- the hemB gene encoding porphobilinogen synthase, with translation MNVQPPLRRPRRLRTTAAIRDMVAETRLDASDFIYPLFIADGITNPREISSMPGQYQHTLDSLTRIVAEAIELGIRCVDLFGVPKPEDKDAEGSHAWQPDGILNRAIRHLRDTFGDDILIMADTCLDEFTDHGHCGVLSTTTRGESVVDNDATVRFYQKMACAQADAGAHIVSPSGMMDGQIRAIRTALDEAGHQDVAIMAYSAKYASAFYGPFRDAVGSSLEGDRRTYQQNPANTRESLLEVQLDIDEGADFVMVKPAMPYLDVLTEVARTATVPVAAYQVSGEYAMLHAAARSGWLDLEATMLESLIAIKRAGANQILTYFALDAAAYLRANHK, from the coding sequence ATGAACGTTCAACCCCCACTTCGGCGACCCCGCCGGTTGCGCACTACCGCGGCCATCCGTGACATGGTTGCCGAAACCCGACTTGATGCCAGTGACTTTATCTACCCGCTGTTTATCGCCGATGGGATTACAAACCCCCGCGAGATTTCTTCCATGCCTGGTCAATATCAACACACCCTCGACTCGCTTACCCGGATCGTTGCTGAGGCCATCGAACTGGGGATCCGCTGCGTTGACCTGTTTGGGGTACCAAAGCCCGAAGACAAAGACGCAGAAGGAAGCCACGCCTGGCAGCCAGACGGCATACTCAACCGGGCGATCCGGCATTTGCGGGACACCTTCGGAGACGACATTCTCATCATGGCCGATACGTGTCTCGACGAGTTTACCGACCACGGACACTGCGGTGTACTTAGCACCACCACTCGCGGTGAGAGTGTAGTGGACAACGACGCCACCGTCAGGTTCTACCAAAAAATGGCTTGTGCTCAAGCAGATGCAGGGGCACATATTGTAAGCCCATCGGGAATGATGGACGGACAAATCCGTGCTATCCGCACCGCATTAGATGAAGCTGGACACCAGGATGTGGCCATCATGGCATACTCCGCAAAATACGCATCCGCCTTTTACGGACCATTCCGCGATGCGGTAGGTTCCTCATTAGAAGGCGACCGGCGTACCTACCAACAAAACCCAGCGAATACCCGAGAATCCTTGCTGGAAGTACAATTAGACATCGACGAAGGCGCAGATTTTGTCATGGTGAAACCCGCGATGCCCTATCTGGATGTTCTCACGGAAGTAGCGCGTACTGCCACTGTTCCCGTTGCCGCCTACCAAGTCTCCGGCGAATACGCCATGCTGCATGCTGCGGCACGGTCCGGCTGGCTGGATTTAGAAGCCACCATGCTCGAGTCGCTTATTGCGATTAAACGAGCTGGGGCGAACCAGATACTCACCTATTTTGCACTGGATGCGGCCGCGTACCTTAGAGCCAACCACAAGTAA